Proteins encoded together in one Candidatus Binatia bacterium window:
- the ruvA gene encoding Holliday junction branch migration protein RuvA — protein sequence MIALLAGTLAHKSPEYLVVDVHGVGYQVFVSLNTFCRLPEPGHPVQLLIHTHVREDTLQLFGFLDRVERDLFLLLLGVSGIGPRLALNILSGTAAEELEAALESGNLNRLVAIPGVGKKTAERLVVELRDKVAAARGGRGPSASTLVTGVEAEAVSALVNLGYKRPDAERAVRTAAATGASDLEAIIRTALKRVTA from the coding sequence ATGATTGCGCTGCTCGCCGGCACCCTTGCCCACAAGAGCCCCGAGTACCTCGTCGTCGACGTGCACGGCGTCGGGTATCAGGTGTTCGTTTCCCTGAACACCTTCTGCCGCCTACCCGAACCGGGCCACCCGGTGCAGCTCCTCATCCACACCCACGTCCGCGAGGATACCCTCCAGCTCTTCGGATTCCTCGATCGCGTCGAGCGCGACCTCTTCCTGCTTCTCCTCGGCGTCTCGGGCATCGGACCGCGGCTCGCCCTCAACATCCTGTCCGGCACCGCCGCGGAGGAACTGGAAGCGGCGCTCGAAAGCGGGAACCTCAACCGGCTGGTGGCCATCCCGGGCGTCGGCAAGAAGACCGCCGAGCGCCTCGTCGTCGAGCTGCGGGACAAGGTCGCCGCAGCCCGCGGCGGACGAGGCCCGTCCGCCAGCACGCTGGTCACCGGGGTCGAGGCCGAGGCCGTCTCCGCCCTCGTCAACCTCGGCTATAAGCGCCCGGACGCCGAACGCGCGGTCCGGACCGCCGCGGCAACGGGCGCGAGTGACCTCGAAGCGATCATTCGCACCGCACTCAAACGGGTAACCGCATGA
- the ruvC gene encoding crossover junction endodeoxyribonuclease RuvC produces the protein MRVLGLDPGTVATGWGVVDDAGTQLRFVAGGVVRAAGSLPERLARIFDGAADVLATYRPACISLEKTFVGENVQSAFRLGEARGAILVAAARAGVPVSEYSPAEIKVAVAGQGRAAKDQMQVMVGRLLGLSAAIPSDEADALAAAICHLHTSRFAAHISSATARDAAVSRSAATRSARNRVDTRRAAEYSRRIRP, from the coding sequence ATGAGGGTGCTCGGACTCGATCCAGGCACGGTCGCTACGGGTTGGGGTGTGGTCGACGATGCCGGGACACAATTACGATTCGTCGCCGGCGGTGTCGTGCGCGCCGCCGGAAGCCTGCCCGAACGTCTGGCCCGTATCTTTGACGGAGCCGCGGACGTACTCGCCACCTACCGACCGGCGTGCATCAGCCTCGAAAAAACCTTCGTGGGAGAGAACGTGCAGAGCGCGTTCCGGCTCGGCGAGGCCCGCGGCGCGATCCTCGTCGCCGCCGCCCGGGCCGGCGTCCCCGTCAGCGAATACAGCCCGGCGGAGATCAAGGTTGCCGTCGCCGGTCAGGGCCGCGCCGCCAAAGATCAGATGCAGGTCATGGTCGGCCGCCTGCTCGGACTTTCCGCGGCCATTCCCTCCGACGAGGCCGACGCGCTGGCGGCGGCGATCTGCCACCTGCACACTTCCCGTTTCGCGGCGCATATCTCCAGCGCCACCGCTCGCGACGCCGCCGTATCTCGGAGTGCCGCCACACGCTCGGCAAGAAATCGAGTCGACACTCGCCGCGCCGCCGAATACAGTCGTCGCATCCGCCCATGA
- a CDS encoding YebC/PmpR family DNA-binding transcriptional regulator: MSGHSKWSSIKHKKAAKDAKRGKLFSKLIKEITVAARLGGSDINGNPRLRTAVLTAREASMPNDNIERAIKKGTGEVEGANYEEVTYEGYSAGGAAVLVNALTDNRNRTVSEIRRLFEKRGGSMGTAGCVAWMFKKRGVIAVEPGNVDEDRLMEVALDAGAEDVNATADGFDVLTAPEAFESVKAAIARGGVPMAHAEVALLPDNTTSLTGREAEQTMRLLQELDDHDDVQSVASNADFLQEDIERLSA, from the coding sequence ATGTCCGGCCATTCAAAGTGGAGTTCCATCAAACACAAGAAGGCCGCCAAGGACGCCAAACGCGGTAAGCTCTTCTCCAAGCTCATCAAGGAAATCACCGTCGCCGCAAGACTTGGCGGCAGCGACATCAACGGCAATCCGCGCCTGCGCACGGCGGTACTGACCGCGCGCGAGGCAAGCATGCCGAACGACAACATCGAACGTGCCATCAAGAAAGGCACGGGCGAGGTCGAAGGCGCCAACTACGAGGAGGTCACTTACGAGGGCTACAGCGCCGGGGGCGCCGCGGTCCTCGTCAATGCACTGACCGACAACCGCAATCGCACCGTCTCCGAAATCCGGCGGCTCTTCGAAAAACGCGGCGGCAGTATGGGCACCGCGGGATGCGTGGCCTGGATGTTCAAGAAGCGCGGCGTGATCGCCGTCGAACCCGGCAACGTCGACGAGGACCGGCTCATGGAAGTCGCCCTCGACGCCGGAGCGGAGGACGTCAACGCCACCGCCGACGGCTTCGATGTGCTCACTGCCCCGGAAGCCTTCGAATCCGTCAAAGCCGCCATTGCCCGCGGCGGCGTCCCAATGGCCCACGCGGAGGTGGCGCTGCTGCCCGACAACACCACGAGCCTCACCGGCCGCGAAGCCGAGCAAACCATGCGGTTACTGCAGGAACTCGACGATCACGACGACGTCCAGAGCGTTGCCTCTAACGCCGACTTCTTGCAGGAGGACATCGAACGCTTGAGCGCTTAG
- a CDS encoding PaaI family thioesterase, which yields MPQMPSTTIPLGAGGHGREFPALDPAVRDVIMDRFNKDNRFFPGHLGVRVVEARRGYARLEVENRQELMQPAGVMHGGASFGLADTAVAAALASLYEAGTLLLTIEMKINYLEPIPAGLVVAEAYVLRASRRSAYAEVDIWAEGKLAARASTTYMIKGS from the coding sequence ATGCCACAGATGCCATCCACCACGATTCCCCTGGGTGCCGGCGGCCATGGCCGCGAGTTCCCCGCCCTCGACCCCGCCGTCCGTGACGTCATCATGGACCGCTTCAACAAGGACAACCGCTTCTTCCCGGGACATCTCGGGGTCCGGGTTGTCGAGGCGAGGCGCGGTTACGCGCGGCTCGAAGTCGAGAACCGCCAGGAGTTGATGCAACCCGCGGGCGTGATGCACGGTGGTGCCAGCTTCGGCCTGGCCGACACGGCGGTCGCGGCGGCCCTGGCCAGTTTGTACGAAGCGGGGACGCTGCTGCTGACCATCGAGATGAAGATCAACTATCTGGAGCCGATTCCTGCCGGTTTGGTGGTAGCCGAGGCGTATGTCTTGCGCGCCAGCCGCCGCAGCGCGTACGCCGAGGTGGATATCTGGGCAGAGGGCAAACTCGCCGCGCGTGCGAGCACGACGTATATGATTAAGGGGTCTTGA
- a CDS encoding SIS domain-containing protein: MRRAIEDIFAASIAAKQGFLRDHRDKLIAAIELIATALRDGRKLLLFGNGGSAADAQHIAAEFVNRFKLERRPLPALALTTDTSALTSIANDYGYEYVFAKQVQALGTRGDVAIAISTSGQAANVVAAATACRDLGIRVIGLTGGPGGRLAELADIVLSVTTTTDTARIQETHILIGHAICEMVDVEMFGVLGS; the protein is encoded by the coding sequence TCGCCGCCAAGCAGGGGTTTCTGCGGGATCACCGCGATAAGCTGATCGCCGCGATCGAACTGATCGCTACGGCATTGCGCGATGGCCGCAAGCTGCTGCTGTTCGGCAACGGCGGCAGTGCCGCCGACGCCCAGCACATCGCCGCCGAGTTCGTGAACCGATTCAAACTCGAACGGCGGCCGCTGCCCGCCCTTGCGCTGACCACCGATACGTCAGCCCTGACCAGTATCGCCAACGACTACGGATACGAATACGTCTTCGCAAAACAGGTCCAGGCCCTCGGCACTCGCGGGGACGTCGCCATCGCCATTTCCACCAGCGGTCAGGCCGCCAACGTCGTGGCCGCCGCCACCGCCTGCCGCGATCTCGGGATCCGCGTGATCGGTCTCACCGGCGGACCGGGCGGCCGATTGGCAGAACTGGCCGATATCGTCCTTTCCGTAACGACCACGACCGATACCGCGCGCATTCAGGAAACCCACATCCTAATAGGTCACGCGATCTGCGAGATGGTTGACGTGGAGATGTTTGGGGTCTTGGGGTCTTGA